Within Cucumis melo cultivar AY chromosome 4, USDA_Cmelo_AY_1.0, whole genome shotgun sequence, the genomic segment GACTCGGTGCTTTCCAGAAACTCAACTTGGGAGGCAAGTTGGCCATTGCATATCAACAATGAAAACAGTCTAGGAAATTCCAAACTTTGGGGACCTCTTGCAGCCACCGGCCGGACTCCGGACAGGAGTTTAGTTTGTAATTGATATCATATATTTTGGTTTGTTTTACTTTTTTGCTATGATTATCAAAAAATAGATGCTATATTAAGAATTATGACTTTCACTTCAAAATTTAACTATTTAATTGattcataagaaaaaaaaacaaaagaaaaagtcaTTTGCGATTTTTCTTCTTAAGCAAATTAAGCTCAAATAAAATTCGATAACTTAGTGAGAATCATGAGACAATGAGTGATAAAATAATCTCATCTTGTCCTATGATAAAAATTAGGTAATACttacatatattttaaaaagataaactattctcgtatattttttttatcatcaaTCACTTAAGAATAtattaaattgttttaaaaaatgaaaaaataaatttcactCCCTGGTAAGTTATGATTAAATAATTTGGTGGAACGTACAAATATAGATAATGCACAAGATGcatctatttatttttttgaaaaaatggaTAATGGTTTTGAGTGTTCAATGATGAATtcttaatttagtttaaatgCTAAATATGGCTCAAATGCATGTGGTGAACCTATGAGTCTAATTTATTGATTAACTAGGCCCAAGCCCAAACCTATGCGAGAAGAGTAATTCTATTCATTTATGGgggagagaatttttttttcaaaaggtTTATCGAGAATTCAAAGATACAAGTAGACATTTAATCGAGAGAGAATTAGATGATCAAATACTAAAAAACGAACTGCCTTGCACAAACTCAACATAAACACAAATTTAGTTCTACGAAACATGTTTATTCGAAAACCTCACGTGAACGTTATCATATAAAagatttctttatatatatattttttattaattatgcaAATTAAGTAAGACGAAAATGAGAAGTCTTTTAAATCTCTcaaattagaagaagaagaagagatgggAACAAAATTCGTTACAACATATAATTTGAATGTCGAATACACATTTTTCAGGTGGGAAATACCCATTAAAATGTTACTTTGTGaacattcttgaacaaaaagtGATATTTTTTAAAGACAAAAGTGATTccaaaactatatatatatatataaatttaaaggtgCAAAGTCACTAAACtttaaatgaaaaagaatttaaaatttaaaatcgaGTGCGAAAGTGTGCGTTAGAATTTAGAAACCCGAGGGGAATGGGGGTTtgtgatttcttcatttccaCCGCGAAGCCGAAGATTGGGCATCGAATGCGAACGGGCAGTGCAGAAAAGCTATGGCTTCCACTTCCTATGGATTTGGTAAAGTGAAACTCAAACAACTGAAAATTCTTCAAGCATTGCATTATCATCCTCATTGTTACAAGTTATTTTGCAATTTCCATCACTTTTCAACTTTTTACACACTCATTTCTGTTCTACTTCGATTCACTTCTAAATTCGAGGCTATCAGCGTTTAATCTGGTTgatatcatttgattcgtcaTTTATTGTTGATCGAATCAACGCTGTTTCAGTTTCATCTCATAAATTTATGGTTTATTGTGTTTATACTACAAAATGGCGTTTGATTTTGCATTGTCTAATGTTGCATGTATCGTAGGTAGAGCATTTGGATTTGAAATAGAGGGTTGAAGGATTTCGGAACTCGAAACGACGAACATTTGAGTGTGAAATGAAGAAGGAAAACGCTGGTAACCGTGGATCGGGGGTTTCAGGTTCTCGTCGGACGCGTTCTCAGATAGCAGTAGCGCCGGGTTGGACGGCGGCGGATTGTCTTGTTCTTGTTAATGTGATTGCGGCTGTGGAGGCTGATTGTTTGAAAGCTTTGTCTAGCTATCAGAAATGGAAGATTGTTGCAGAGAACTGCACGTCTTTGGATGTGGTTCGGACTTCGAATCAGTGCAGGAGAAAGTGGGATTGTCTATTGATTGAACATGATGTTATCAAGCAATGGGAGTTAAAGATGCCGGATGATGATTCTTATTGGCGTTTGGCGAGTGGAAGGAGAAAAGAATTGGGACTTCCTGAAAATTTTGATGAGGAGCTGTTCAAAGCAATTGATAATGTCGCATCAATGAGGGCAAATCAGTCGGATACGGAGTCCGATACTGATCCGGAGGCTGCTATTGAGAACGCTAATGAAATTGCAGAGCCGGGTATGGTACTTTACTTCCCACAGTGCTTAGAGATAAAATTTTCATATGAATTTGTCCTCTCTATACTTTCTTTGAATACACTCGGCACTAATCATTCTTTTACTTTTGGTCTAGTAGTGAACAAGGGCCGTGGAAGTATAAAAAGCTTAGAGGGAATGAGTTCAAAGTCATGGTGAATACCTAATTAAGATTTAATATCCTATGACAACCAAATGCAGTAGGGTAAAATGCTTATCTATGAGAATAGTACAGATTTTAGTAAAAAAACAAACCATTTTTTTGCTTCACTTAATGACTTCCCCTGGATGCACAAAACGAACTAGCTGTATGACAGTATGAATCATGAACATGATCCAAGAAGGGGATTTGATATCCCggttaaatattttttctttttctgtttcttCATCAACGATTGAGGAAATTCAGAAACATTTGTTGTTTAGTTCTTATTCTTAATGCTATGAAATTAATCGGAATACGAAGAAATACCTTTATTTCTTGTTCTTGGCAATAAATCCTGAGAAAGACGATTAATGTTTCATCTTTTACGAGCTCTTCAAAGTTACGGAAGCATTGCCTTTGGACCTTTTTATCCAGCCAGTTGTGGGGATGACTGAATTAAACagtaaattaaatctaaaaaaactGCAAGGACAGAGTGGTTTGACTACTTCAGAATCTCAGATACAGGGCCTGCCTCGAACATTTCAtgaatatgtaatttttttgtATCTAGAAATCATTTGCAAACAAATCTAAATAAAACCTTCAAATGTTAAGCAGCGAATTGAAGGGTAGAGCGGTGAGGCATTATGTTAAAAAGAATAACTCATGTCGGTTTCATAGCTGTTCTAGGGTCTAGATTGTTTGGTTCTTTTCCTTGATCCGTTAGGGGCAATTTGAACTTAGTATTCTGCTGGTGCTAACTTGTATCATGCTAGACCTGATAAGATGGGATTTCCTTTCAGGATTATTTTGGCATCCTAATTTTCTCATGGGTATGAAAGTCATTCATAAGGCTTAatgtaaatttttttgaaacaaaaagaGTTTGTTGACAAAAATGTCATAACTGTCTAAATTGCTTTGAAGCAACTTCTAATGTGTAGAGATGGATCTTATAATTGCCGTCTTCAAATTAATTCAATAACATCggtctttttcttctttctgattTTGTCACTCCAGGGCCTAAAAGGCAAAGACGTCGTTCAATGTCTAAAAGCAATCAAGCTCTTGAGAAGTCTCCGGAATGTGAGAGAAATCAGGCACTTGAGATATCTTTAGAATGTAAAGAAGTAGAAGATGGAGgcgaaggagaaggagaagaagtaAAAGAAAAACCTCTATTAAGCTCTCCAGAACTAGAGTCTCAAGAATACTACATCAAAAGCAACGAATCAAAGGTGACTGATGATGTCGAACCCAAAGAGCAAATGATGGAAAAGTTTTTGCTTGAAAATGCTGAAAAAGTTCAAGCAATTGTGTCTGAGAATGCAGAATATACAACTTCTGATGAAAAGTGTAACAAGGACCAAACTAATTTGGTAAGGCATCAAGGGAGCAAGCTTATCAGATGCCTTGGAGATATTCTCAACACTATTAACGATCTCCGTGGCCTGCTCAAAGATTGTGACTGACTCTCGTTAGAAGAATCTTGGTTTTCATTAACCCACCAAGTAAGAGTTTCTCTCCAATGGTATCTTCAACTCCTAGTGTAGATGTTTGTTTAAATCATTTTGTTAGCATGTCTTGGGAAATTGACAATTTGATGACATGTTACACTTTTGAATCTCATCTGTTCTCATAGAGGCAAAGCGTCAAGTTGGCCGTGTAAGCAACGGTAAAACGTTGTCGACATTTTCCAGGTTATAGATAGAAAACCCAACCTAAtgtttatttatgaaaatctctttttgttcttttttctaagaCCAATAGGTTCTCTTTTTCATGAATTACAAGAAAAATACCACAAAACTCCAAACTAGAAACATTAAACTATGTTGTGCTATCACCCTTTGTTGGAAATTTGGGGGAACAAACTATGCAATATCACTTAAAAGGAACAACCTTCAACAGCTCATCAAAACAAGAAACTTCTCTCTAGTGCTTCTCCATTTTCATCCTTCCTTCATTTTCCCTTCCAAATACACTTTTGCTTGCAAGATCTTCCCTCACCCATGGCTCGTAAAGTAGACCTGCTTTTACTGATCTTATTTCTAGTCTGGTGCTGTAACACTTCCTCTAGTACTAGTCCCGAGGCCGAAATTCTCATCAAGTTCAAGAGCTCTCTTTCACACAACCCCGCCTTGGACAACTGGAACGTGTCCATCAACATCTGCGACGATGATCCAAAAACTACAGGTTTCTGGACTGGCGTGACTTGTAAAGATGGAACTCTGTTTGGGTTACGGCTAGAGAACATGAGCTTAAGCGGGTTTATCAACATAAGCGTGCTCGTGAACTTGCCATCTCTAAGAAGCTTAAGCTTCATGAACAATAGCTTTCATGGTTCGATGCCTCCCGTTAGGGAACTGGGAGCACTAAGAGCTTTATATCTTGCATACAACAAATTCTCTGGTACAATATCTGATGATGCTTTTCAAGATATGAGGTCTTTGAAAACGTTGCGTTTAGAAGAGAATGAGTTTAGAGGAGGAATTCCAGGTTCCCTTTCTAGTTTGCCAGCATTAGTGGAATTAAGCCTTGAAGGGAATAGATTTGAAGGCAACATCCCTGATTTTATACCAAGGGATTGGAAGTTGTTTGATTTGTCCAATAACAAATTGGAGGGTTCAATACCTCCTGGCTTAGCCAATATCGACCCCATTGCATTTGCAGGTGAATAACCTTTGAAACCCACTTAGATGGCCTTTTTGTTCTATTCTTTTTTGTTAAAttgcaaaataaataaataaaagctaAAGTGTGATTGTAGTTGCAATAATACCCTTAAATTTTcatacaaatattaaaattggaGTCTCAAATTGAGGGTATAATTCCAACTACCATTATAATATCATTATATTTTAGAGTTGATTTTTGCAAAATCATTTTAAAACTGAGCTGATTAAGATATATATTATTGACCTTTTAAATCTAACTAAACATTAAAAAGATGCACATCTCAAGTtgttttttctatttggttTAGATTTTAGCCATCAGAATGATTTACCaagtataattttaaaaaacttaaaaaacaaattaagctaaaactttttaaataattattttcaaagATTTGGCGAAACATCTCTCATATGTAATTTGTTGATTAATTTTCTGAAATGGTAATTGGTTTTCAGAAAATCCATTGCAGAAAATATTCCAGACAAAATAAGAACATTTTGCCATGAAAAAATGGATTCAATTTAagaaactatttgtttaataactatttgatttttaaaaatcgTGTTGTTTTTCTCACAATTTTTTAATCATGTTTTCATCTACGTTAGTAAGTTCTTAGTCAAGTCCAAAGTCCATGTATATTTCTTTCAGTTTTCtacatgatatatatatatatatatattgtgacATAAAATTTTAAGAGCACAATCATTTGTTTCTATCTAAATCTTTAATTAACATATGGCCCGTAGAATTTTAAGTATATAATTGAAAATTGGCTTGCGGTTTTACTTTTCATTCATTGTTACTAACGACTTCTTTTGTCGACAGGTAACATCGAATTACTTCCTTGtatgttatttttaaaatcaataGCGTATTATTTGATAATGGGACCTcactaaaatttaattaagtgtgtatatttacatttatagaattcaacccatttttattaaatcttttGAACCaaattccttttttcttttaaaaaaaccaaaccTACCTAGTTGGTATAATTAATGTttgtaaatttaattttcaaaaacctaAAACTAAGGATCAAATAATCATCTCACCATGACATTGGTTTTCAAACAAAGAACAGCAGtctttatttttatcttcaattgAACTCACCTCTTGATTGAGAGCATGCacaataattttcatttttctattgaAGAGAATTCAAAATTAGATCAAAACCACATGTGGCCAAACAGATAACTAAGATGAAAATTCATCTCTCCCATAGGGAATAACGATTTATGTGGAAGACCTCTTAGCCGATGCAAGTCTCCAAAGAAATGGTACATCCTCATCGGAGTCACCGTCGGAATCGTCTTCTTAGCGATCGCTGTCATTTCCCATCGTTACCGCCGCCGCAAGGCCTTATTATTAGCGGCGGAAGAAGCCCACAATAAAGTGGGCATGGCAAAGGCCCAAAGTCAAGAACAGACAGAAGAAAACGCGAAGCTCCAATTCGTTCGGGCCGACAGGCCCATATTTGACTTAGAGGAGCTGTTGACGGCCCCAGCAGAAGTATTGGGCGGTGGAAGTTTTGGGTCGTCTTATAAGGCCCTGCTTTCAAATGGGCCTCCAGTGGTTGTGAAAAGGCTTCGCCCCATGAGATGCGTTGGGTTCGAGGAGTTCCATGAGCATATGAAAAAACTTGGCTCAATTTCACATCCTAATTTGTTTCCTCCTCTGGCTTTCTATTATAGAAATGAAGATAAGCTTCTGATTTCGGAGTTCATAGGGAATGGGAACTTAGCTGATCATCTTCATGGCCACGGTATGATCTCTTACCCTTCTACTTCTCAAACCAAAGGCATCCTTATAACTAACGAATTTGAAAgttttttgttataatatttgTTATCTATTCAACTATTTTAGAGATAGAAAGATTGAATCATTGACTTAGTATATTAGAATTTAATCCTATCTTTTGAATGACTTGTTTTCAACATgtaattaatgattttttttaaagcatGATGTGTGATAATGTATTTTTGGTCAAATCGAACATTagataacaaaaaatttaaaaatggacgattttattattattactatcttttgttaaaaaattatcGAAACATTTAATGAATCATCTATTGAGATGCTAATTTATCTTTatacacctttttttttttaacataaacAAGAAATGTGAGAGGATAAATGAACTTGGGTAAGTATCCACCTTTATATTAATGgtattatataattttaaaacaatggaacttgaaaaaccaaaagaaaaagattgaAGCTATCTAGTTAAAAAATTACATACAATTTGGTAcataagatttaaaaaaaaaaaatcgattgTCATAATGGTTTTGTTTCAActtttatctatttttgaaaagacttgTAATATAACCTACatcattttttcttgtttttgtaACTAAAGAAATGTGTTCAAAATATTCCAGCTCAGCGTACGCCTGGAAATATTGGGCTGGACTGGCCCACACGGTTACGGATCATCAAAGGAGTGGGCCGAGGGCTGGTCCATTTACATAGAGCATTACCGAGCCTGAGCCTACCACACGGCCACTTAAAATCCTCCAACATCCTTCTTAACAGCAACTACGAGCCTCTATTAACCGACTTCGGCCTCGATCCTCTAGTTTGCCAGGATCAAGGCCATCAATTCATGGCGGCGTACAAGTCGCCGGAGTACATCCGGCACCGCCGAATCTCCAGAAAGACCGACGTGTGGAGCCTCGGAATTCTGATCCTGGAGCTTCTGACAGGGAAGTTTCCGGCGAACTATCTGAGACAGGGAGGGGGTGCGGCGAACGGAGATCTGGC encodes:
- the LOC103503736 gene encoding trihelix transcription factor ASR3 translates to MKKENAGNRGSGVSGSRRTRSQIAVAPGWTAADCLVLVNVIAAVEADCLKALSSYQKWKIVAENCTSLDVVRTSNQCRRKWDCLLIEHDVIKQWELKMPDDDSYWRLASGRRKELGLPENFDEELFKAIDNVASMRANQSDTESDTDPEAAIENANEIAEPGPKRQRRRSMSKSNQALEKSPECERNQALEISLECKEVEDGGEGEGEEVKEKPLLSSPELESQEYYIKSNESKVTDDVEPKEQMMEKFLLENAEKVQAIVSENAEYTTSDEKCNKDQTNLVRHQGSKLIRCLGDILNTINDLRGLLKDCD
- the LOC103503735 gene encoding pollen receptor-like kinase 2, yielding MARKVDLLLLILFLVWCCNTSSSTSPEAEILIKFKSSLSHNPALDNWNVSINICDDDPKTTGFWTGVTCKDGTLFGLRLENMSLSGFINISVLVNLPSLRSLSFMNNSFHGSMPPVRELGALRALYLAYNKFSGTISDDAFQDMRSLKTLRLEENEFRGGIPGSLSSLPALVELSLEGNRFEGNIPDFIPRDWKLFDLSNNKLEGSIPPGLANIDPIAFAVSPIGNNDLCGRPLSRCKSPKKWYILIGVTVGIVFLAIAVISHRYRRRKALLLAAEEAHNKVGMAKAQSQEQTEENAKLQFVRADRPIFDLEELLTAPAEVLGGGSFGSSYKALLSNGPPVVVKRLRPMRCVGFEEFHEHMKKLGSISHPNLFPPLAFYYRNEDKLLISEFIGNGNLADHLHGHAQRTPGNIGLDWPTRLRIIKGVGRGLVHLHRALPSLSLPHGHLKSSNILLNSNYEPLLTDFGLDPLVCQDQGHQFMAAYKSPEYIRHRRISRKTDVWSLGILILELLTGKFPANYLRQGGGAANGDLAAWVRSAVREEWTAEVFDGDMMKGTKNEDGEMVRLLRIGMNCSEEEEDQRWGLKEAVEKIEELKETENSTEDEFYSSYGSEVEVKSVGRE